A single genomic interval of Lacrimispora sphenoides JCM 1415 harbors:
- a CDS encoding substrate-binding domain-containing protein produces the protein MKKSTAFKLGAYLLFLGAVFGICYQLYETTGEKAGPRIILIPKKIDESNEFWSSVIAGAQVASKEYNVELSLMAPETESDVEGQNRLILEAAGRRPDAILVSPCSYEGTTSSIRQAVNQGVKVILIDSNINESLSIPLVATDNVEIGRRLGEYMKELLPENPKIGLVGHVKGSSTAIDREKGIRAGLGKEAEAIEEVVFCDSIYQEAYDVTLQLLKRRPEINIIAGFNEYSSLGAASAVRDLGLKGKVKTFGIDSSVSQIQLLESGVYQALAIQNPFNMGYLGIEEAVKRIEGSKTDLFLNSGSKLVTVKDIYTEENEKLLFPFLGSRATKKEEINSQ, from the coding sequence GTGAAAAAGAGCACGGCATTTAAGCTGGGAGCATACCTGCTTTTTCTGGGAGCAGTCTTTGGAATCTGCTATCAGCTTTATGAAACAACCGGAGAGAAGGCAGGGCCAAGGATTATTCTGATTCCCAAAAAGATTGACGAGAGCAACGAATTCTGGTCCTCCGTTATAGCGGGAGCCCAGGTTGCATCAAAAGAGTATAACGTAGAATTAAGCCTGATGGCTCCGGAAACGGAATCGGATGTAGAAGGGCAGAACCGGCTGATTTTGGAGGCGGCGGGCAGAAGGCCGGATGCGATTTTAGTCAGTCCCTGTTCCTATGAGGGAACTACCTCCAGCATCAGACAGGCAGTAAATCAGGGGGTCAAGGTTATTCTCATTGATTCCAATATCAATGAAAGTTTGTCGATTCCTCTTGTTGCCACGGACAATGTGGAAATTGGAAGAAGGCTGGGGGAGTATATGAAGGAACTTCTTCCGGAGAATCCCAAAATCGGTCTGGTAGGGCATGTAAAAGGCAGCTCTACTGCCATAGACCGGGAGAAGGGAATACGGGCCGGCCTGGGGAAAGAGGCTGAAGCCATTGAAGAAGTGGTATTCTGTGATTCTATCTATCAGGAGGCCTATGATGTAACCTTACAGCTTTTAAAAAGGCGTCCTGAAATCAATATTATCGCCGGATTCAATGAGTATTCATCCCTCGGTGCCGCCAGCGCAGTACGGGATCTGGGGCTTAAAGGTAAGGTGAAAACCTTTGGAATTGATAGCTCCGTATCTCAGATTCAGCTTCTGGAATCCGGTGTATATCAGGCTCTGGCCATTCAGAATCCGTTTAATATGGGGTATCTGGGGATTGAAGAGGCAGTTAAACGCATAGAAGGAAGTAAAACCGATCTGTTTTTAAACTCTGGCTCCAAGCTGGTTACTGTAAAGGATATTTATACCGAAGAAAATGAAAAGCTGCTGTTTCCTTTTCTGGGAAGCAGGGCAACGAAAAAAGAAGAAATCAACAGCCAATAG